Below is a window of Lysobacterales bacterium DNA.
CATCTACCACCTGGCCAGCGCCGGCGACACCACCTGGTGCCGGTTCGCGCGGGCGATCTTCGGGCGCGTCGTGGCGGCGGGGCTGCTGACCCGGGCACCGCAGGTGGCGGCGATCGCCAGTCACGAGTTTCCCGCGCGGGCGGTCCGGCCTGCCTATTCGGTGCTCGACACCGCGCGCCTGCGCGACGTCTTCGGCATCGACCTGCCGGGCTGGGAAGCCGGACTCGACCGGGTCGTCTCGGAACTGGCGGCGCGCGCATGAGTCGCCGGATGGCGATCGCCGTCGCCGGGTCCGGCCCGGATCATGGAGGTGTTCCATGCTGATCCCGGTGATCCTCTCCGGCGGCGCCGGCACCCGCCTTTGGCCGGTGTCGCGTCAGGCCTTTCCCAAGCCGTTCATGGCCCTGGGCGGCGGCGACAGCCTGCTGGCGCGCACCCTGCAGCGCGCCGTGGCGGTTGCCGAAGCCGGCGCGCCGGTGCTGACGGTGACCAACCGCGATCACTATTTTCTGACCCGCGACGCGTATGCCGCGCAATCCAGCGCCGCCGGCCGACGCTTGCCCTTCCTGCTGGAGCCCGCCGGCCGCAACACCGCACCGGCGGTGCTGGCGGCGGCGCTGCTGCTGGAACGCAGCCACGGAGGAGCGGCGACCCTGCTGGTGCTGCCGGCCGACCACCTGATCGCCGATCTGGACGGCTTCCGCCGTTCGGTTGCGGCGGCCGTGCACCTGGCGGATGACGGCTGGCTGGTCACCTTCGGCATCCCGCCACGGCACCCGGAAACCGGCTACGGCTACATCCGGCGGGGCCAGCCGCTGGGCGGGGAGGGTTTCGAGGTCGCCGCCTTCGTCGAAAAGCCCGACCTGCCGACCGCCCGTGCCTACCTGGCCGAAGGCGGCTACGACTGGAACTCCGGGATGTTCTGCTTCCGCATCGATGCCGTGCTGGCGCAGGCGGCGAAGGTCGCGCCGGACCTGCTCGAGGCGGTGCGCGGCTGCCTGGCCGACCTGCCCGATGACGCGGCGCCGGCCGAGCTGCCGGCAGAGCACTTCGCGCAGGTTCCCGACATCTCGATCGACTACGCAATCATGGAGAAGGCGGACCGGGTCGCCGTCGTGCCCGGCGAGTTCGACTGGAACGACATCGGTTCCTGGAAGGCGGTCAGCGAGCTCGGCGAGGCCGACGCCCAGGGCAACCGCGTGCAGGGCAGAGCGATCCTGGTCGACGCCAGCGACTGCTTCATCCAGGGCGGCGAGCGCCTGGTCGCGGCGGTCGGCGTGCGGGGGCTGGTGGTGGTCGACACCGGCGATGCCGTGCTGGTCTCCGATCGCGAGCACGCCCAGCAGGTCAAGCAGGTGGTCGAGCAGTTGCGCGGCCAGCGCGACGAGGTCGCGGTCGTGCACCGCACCGTGCACCGGCCCTGGGGCAGCTACACCGTTCTCGAGGACGCGCCCGACTGCAAGGTCAAGCGCCTGGTCGTGCGGCCGGGTCAGGTGCTGTCGCTGCAGATGCACCACCGGCGCAGCGAGCACTGGACGGTAGTCGAAGGCACCGCCCGGGTGCGCGTCGGCGAACGCGAGTTCCTGCTCCAGCGCAACGAGTCCACATTCATCCCGATGGGCACCCTGCACCGTCTGGAAAACCCGACCGACCGCGACATCGCCCTCATCGAGGTGCAGTGCGGCGACTACTTCGGCGAGGACGACATCGTCCGCCTCGAGGACGTCTACGGCCGTCGTTGAGGTCCCGCGGGTCCCGGCGTCCGCCCTTGTCGCATAGCCGTCCCGGTGCCCTTGTCAACTCCGCGGCAATGCGGCAAGGTTCGCGGCGATACCGGCCCGGAGCGCTGAGCGATGACGAGATTCCTTACCGCGGGACTGCTGCTGTTCCTCGCCATGACGCCACTTGCGCGGGCATCGGTTCCCGATCTGGAGACCCTGCTGAAGCGGCCGATCTTCATCGACATGAAGATCGCGCCGGACGGCCGTCACCTGGCCGCCACCGTGCCGCAGGGCGACGACCGCACGATCCTGGTGGTGATGGAGCGTGCCAGCCTGAATCCGACCTCGGTGCTGCAGATGCGCGGAAAGGAGCACATCGACCAGTTCCACTGGGTCAGCGACAACCGGCTGGTGGTCTCGGTGGCGCTCCGCGATGGCATGCTCGACCAGCCGCAGGCCACCGGCGAGCTGTACGGCGTGAACGCCGACGGCAGTGCCGCCACGCCGCTGTTCGGCTTCCGACTGGCCCAGGGCATTCCGGCGGGCGGCAGCAACATCCGTCGGCCGCAGGCCGAACGGGCCAGCGCCTTCCTGATCGATACCCTGCCCGGCGACGACCGCCAGGTGCTGGTCAACGTCGTTCCCTGGGCCGGGGAGGAGGCGCACAGCGAAGTGCGTCGCCTGAACGTGGCGACCGGGCACACCACCCGGGTCGTCCGGTCCCCCGTGCCGCGCGCCGACTTCCTGGTCGACCGGGACGGCAACGTGCGCCTGGCCGTCTCGGTGCGCAGCACCGGCGACCTGCAGATCCACCATCGCCCGGCGCGCGGCGGCGACTGGGCGCTGGTCCACGACCAGGGCAGCTCCGGGGAACGGGTCCGGCCGCTGTACTTCGAAAGCGCCGACGTCGTGGTGGTGCGCCAGGAGCGCGACCAGGGCACCGATCCGCTGATGCGCTGGAACCTGGCGAGCGGCGAGAAGACCCTGTTGTTGCAGCCGGAGGTGGCCGACGTCGAGGACGTCCTGTACGGCATCGCACCGCGCGCCGTCTATGCGGTGCGCAGCCATCCGGACCGCCCGAAGCTGTTGATGGTCGATGCGCAGGCACGCGAGGCGCGCCTGGCCGGTGCCCTCGCCGAGGCCTTCCCCGGCCAGCACGCCTGGGTGACCAGCTTCACCCGCGACGGCAAGCTCGGCCTGGTGCAGGTCTACAGCGACCGCAATCCGGGGGAGTTCTACCTGTTCGACCTGGAGACCATGCGCGCCACCTATCTGGGCACCACCCGGGAGTGGATCGATCCGGACCAGATGGCGGAAATGCGTCCGATCAGCCTTCCCGCGCGCGATGGCACCGTCCTGCACGGCTATCTGGTCCTGCCGCCGGGTCGCGAACCCCGTGGCCTGCCGATGGTGGTGAATCCCCATGGCGGCCCCCACGGCGTGCGCGACACCTGGGGCTTCGACGAGGAGGCGCAACTGCTGGCAAGTCGAGGCTATGCGGTGCTCAAGATCAATTTTCGCGGCTCCGGGGGCTACGGCGGCGCCTTCGAGCGGGCTGGGTACCGGCAGTGGGGCGGCCTCATGCAGGACGACATCGCCGATGCCACCCGCTGGGCGGTGCGCGAGGGCATCGCCGACGGCGAGCGCGTCTGTGTCTACGGCGCAAGCTACGGTGGCTACTCCGCGATGATGCAGGCCGCCCGGCACGGCGAGCTGTACCGCTGCGCGATCGGCTATGTCGGCGTCTACGACCTGGCCCTCATGTACCAGGAGGGCGACGTCCGCCGCACGATGTTCGGCCGCGCCTATCTCGAGCGCATCCTCGGCCGTTCCAATCTGTCGGCGATGTCGCCGGTCAACCTGGCCGACCGCATCAAGGTGCCGGTGATGCTGGTCCACGGCGCCGAGGACCAGCGTGCCCCGCAGACCCATGCCGACCGCATGCGTGCCGCCCTGCGCACCGCCGGCAACGAGCCGGAGTGGCTGGTCGAGCGCCGCGAGGGCCACGGTTTCTATACCCAGGCCAACCGCATCAAGCTGTACACGCAGCTGCTGGCCTTCCTCGATCGCCACATCGGAGCCGGCCGCCAGACCGCCGCGGCGGGAGACTGAGCCAGCGCGCCCGAGTACCTGCGCGGGCAGGGACTCGGGACTCGGGACTCGGGAAGCGGAGCTTGATCTGCTCCCCTCTCCCTCCGGGAAAGCCGGGGCGGTTCAGTTCAAATGGCGTCGTGTCTCAGCTCAGGATCGGGAACCAAGGGTCAGGACCGGGTGTTCGGTGAGCGCAGCGCGCTGTGCTCCCCTCTCCCTGTGGGAGAGGGGCCGGGGGAGAGGGTCGGGGCTTGCCATGATCTACATGGTTGCCGGCCCTGCGGCCCGCGCTGGCCCGGGCGGCCCTCTCCCCCGCCCCTCCCCCGCAGGGCGGGGGAGGGGAGAAGTGCGGTGTCGTCGCGCTGGCGACACGCCGCCTGGCAGCGGGCTGAGACACGACGCCAACCAGGTCCGGGAGAGGGGCGCGGGGGGAGAGGGTCGGGGCTCGCCATGTTCTGCATCGTTGCCGGTAAACGCGCCCATGCTGGCCGATGAGGCGCTTCTCCCTGGTCCTTTCCCCGGACGGCGGGTAGGGCGTCAGTTCGGTGTTCTCGGATCGGCAGTGCACGCTGGGCGGCAGGGCGGCCCGCGTGGGGCTCCGGACTGCCCGCGGTCACGATGCCCGCCACGGGCCGGATCGGGGACCGGCCGTCTATACTCCGCGTCCACCCCCTCGGAGCCCGGCATGACCCGACCGCCCCTGCGGATTCCGCACACGCTGGTGCTGCTGGCGGCGATGATGGTGCTCGCCTGGCTGCTGACCCTGGTGCTTCCGCAGGGCAGCTTCCAGACGGTGGCCAACGACGCCGGCCGGCAGGTGGTGGTTCCCGGCACCTATGCCGAGGCCGACGAGCGCACCGTGCTCGGGCCGCAGTCCCTGCTCACCGTGGTGCCGCGGGCGCTGGGCGATGCCCAGGACATCATCTTCTTCGTGCTCATCATCGGCGGCGTGCTGGCGGTGGTGCGCGCGACCGGCGCCTTCGATGCGCTGCTGGGTTCCATACTGAAGCGCATCGGCCATCGGCCGGGCCTGCTGATCGGCCTGGGCCTGTTCACCTTCGCGGTGGCGTCGGGCACCATCGGCATGGCCGAGGAGTACATCCCCTTCGTGCTGATCCTGGTCGGCCTGTGCGTGGCGATGCGCATGGACGCCATCACCGCGATGGGCATCATGGTCTGCGGCTACGGCATCGGCTTTGGCGTGGCCGCCATCAACCCGTTCACGGTGCTGATTGCCCAGGGCGTCGCCGGCGTGGTCCCCGGTTCTGGGCAGGCGTTGCGCTGGGCGATCCTGCCGCTGTTCGCCGCGGTCGGCATCCACCATGTCTGGCGCTACGCGCGCCGGGTGCAGGCCGATCCGGCCGCCAGCCTGGTCGCCGGTGTGGCCTCGGCCCAGCACGTGGCGCCGGCCAGCTACCCGGCAATGACCGGCGCGCACATGGCGGTGCTGCTGTCGCTGCTCGGCGGCATCGTCCTGCTGGTGGTCGGCATCTCGCAGTGGGGCTGGTACCTGACCGAGCTGGCCGCGGTGTTCCTGGCGGTCGGCCTGCTGGCCGCCGTGTTCGGCCGCCTGGGTGCCGACAACACCGCGAAGACCTTCGCGCACGGCGCCTCCGAGCTGGCCACCACCGCCCTGCTGATCGGTTTTGCGCGCTCGATCGCCATGCTGCTCGAAGACGGCCAGGTGCTGCACACCATCGTCCATGCCCTGTCCGTGCCGCTGTCGATGGTCGGCGCCGAGCTGGCGGCGGTCGGCATGCTGCTGATCCAGACCGTGCTCAACCTGTTCATCCCGTCGGGCAGCGGCCAGGCCTTCGTGACCATGCCGATCATGGCGCCGATCGGCGACATCGTCGGCATCTCCCGGCAGGTCGCGGTGCTGGCCTTCCAGTTCGGCGACGGCTTTTCCAACATGATCGTGCCGACCAACCCGGTGCTGATGGGCATCCTGGGCATCGCCGGCATTCCCTACGACCGCTGGTTCCGCTTCGTCTTCCCGCTGCTGCTCAAGCTGACCGCCCTGGCCGCCATTGTCCTGGTCGGGGCGGTGATGGCCGGCTGGCAGTAGTGGTCGTCCTGTCTTGCCCGCTCCACGTTCCGGAGGTGTACCGATGATCCGCAGCCTGGTCCTGTTCCTTGCAGTCGCCCTCCTGGCCTGGCCACCGGCCTCCGCGGCCGCGCCGCGCGGCCTCGACGTCCGCGACCTGGTCACGCTGGAACGCGTGTCCGACCCCCAGCTCGCGCCGGACGGCAAGACCGTCGCCTATGTCCTGCGCGAGACCGACATGGCCGGCAACCGCGGCATCAACGGCATCTGGCTGCTCGACCTGGAGCGCCGCGACGCCCAGCCGCGGCGCCTGACCCCGGAAGGCGAAAGCTGGTCGAACCCACGCTTCGACGGCGACGGCCGCCTGTTCGCCGGCTCCGCCAAGGGCGGCAGCAACCAGGTCTGGCGCCTGGCCGGCGGCGGCGAGCCGATCCAGGTCACCGACGTGCCGGGCGGCGTGGGCGCCTGGCAGCTCAGCCCGGACGGCCAGCGCCTGGCCTTCTCGGTGGCGATGTTCCCGGATTGCGCCGACATCGCCTGCACCCGCGAGCGCCTGGAAGCGCGCAAGCAGGTCAAGGCCACCGGCACCGCCTACGACGGCCTGTTCATCCGCCACTGGGACACCTGGAAGGACGGCACCCGCAACCAGCTGTTCGTCGCCGAGCTGGACAGCGACGGCCGCGCCGGCGCGCCGGTCTGGGTCAGCAAGGGGCCGCTGGGCGACACCCCCAGCAAGCCGTTCGGCGGCGATGGCGACTTCGCCTTCGCCCGCGACAGCCGCAGCCTGTTCTTCGTGCTGCGCGACGCCGCCGACGGCATGGAGCCGCTGTCCACCAACCTGGACATCTGGCGCGCACCGGTCGACGGCAGCGAACCGCCGGTCAACCTGACCGCCGACCTCAAGGGCGGCGAGAGCAACCCGGTGCCGTCGCCCGACGGCCGCCACCTGGCGTTCTTCTCGATGGAGCGGCCGATGTACGAGGCCGACCGGCACCGCATCCTGCTGCGCGACCTCGGCACCGGCACCACCCGCGAGATCGCTGCCGACTGGGACCGTTCCGCCGGCACCCTGGCGTTCGGCCATGACGGCCGCACCCTCTATGTCACCGCCAACGACATCGGCCAGAACCCGCTGTTCGCGATCGACGTGGCCAGTGGCCAGGTGCGGCGGCTGACCGGCGATGGCCAGGTCAGCGCCGTGGCGGTCGGCCGCGACCGCATCGTCTACGCGATGAACGACCTCGCCAACCCGGCCGACCTCCACCGCATCGACCTGCGCGGCCGCAACGCCCGCCAGCTCACCCGTCACAACGCCGAGCGCCTGGCCGAGGTGCGCATGGGCGGCTACGAGCAGTTCCGCTTCGATGGCGCCGGCGGTGCCACCGTCTACGGTCACGTGGTCAAACCCTGGAACTTCCAGGAGGGCGAGCGCTACCCGGTCGCCTTCATCATCCACGGCGGCCCGCAGGGCTCGATGGGCAACAGCTTCCATTACCGCTGGAACCCGCAGACCTATGCCGGCGCCGGCTTCGCGGCGGTGTTCATCGACTTCCACGGCTCGACCGGCTACGGCCAGGCGTTCACCGACGCGATCCGCCAGGACTGGAGCGGCAAGCCGCTCGAGGACCTGAAGCTGGGTCTGGCCGCGGCGCTGGACCGTTACCGCTGGCTTGACGGCGACCGGGTCTGCGCGCTGGGCGCCTCCTATGGCGGCTACATGATCAACTGGATCGCCGGCAACTGGCCGGACGGCTTCCGGTGCCTGGTCAACCACAGCGGCATCTTCGACAACCGCTTCATGTACTACAGCACCGAAGAACTGTGGTTCACCGAGTGGGAGCACGGTGCCAGGCCCTACTACGAGGACCCGGCTGCCTACGAGAAGCACAACCCGGCCAACCACGTGGCCGACTGGCGCACGCCGATGCTGGTGATCCACGGGGACCTCGACTACCGCGTGCCGCCCGAGCAGGGCATCGCCACCTTCACCGCCCTGCAGCGCAAGGGCATCGCCAGCCGCTTCCTGCGCTTCCCCGACGAGAACCACTGGATCCTCAAGCCCGAGAACTCCATCCAGTGGCACGACGAGGTCAAGGCGTGGCTGCGGCGCTGGCTGAGCCCCGATGCACCTGCTTCCGACTGACGCCCGTTGCCGGGGGAGCTGCTGCCCCCGGACGTGCCCGAACGCATGACAAGAGACCCCCGTGAACGACCGTCTCCACAATTTCAACACTGTGAAAAGCCTGGCCCGCGAGTGGCGCGAGCGCGTGATCGACCTCAAGGCCCGGAACCAGCCCGAGGAGTTCAGCTGGTACGGCTACGACATCATGTCCAACGTCTGGCATCTCGACGGACTGCTGGGGCGGTCCAGTCGCGACCTGCTGGGCAGGATCGAACCGCGTACCGTCGCAGACATCGGCGCTGCCGATGGCGATCTTGGCTTCTTCCTGGAATCGCTGGGCTTCGAGGTGGACATCATCGACTGGCCGGCCACCAATTGGAACGGTTTGCGCGGGGCACGGAGGCTGGCGGCGCTTCTCGGCAGCTCCGCCGGCATCCACGAGGTTGACCTGGACAGCCAGTTCGTCCTTCCAAGGCCACGCTACGGGCTCGTTTTGTTGCTTGGCATCCTGTACCACCTGAAGAATCCGTTCTTTGTGCTTGAGACCCTGGCCCGGCACAGCCGCCACCTCCTGCTGAGCACGCGCGTGGCCCGGCAGACCGCCGACGGCAGGCTCAATCTCGCTGCCGCGCCCCTGGCTTACCTCCTGGCGCCGGACGAGTGCAACAACGACGCCACCAACTACTGGATATTCTCGACGGCGGGGTTGCTGCGCTTGGCCGAACGCACCGGCTGGCGCGTCGTCGAGCAGATCACCGTCGGCGATACGCGTCGCTCCGACCCCTCGTCCACGCAACACGATGAGCGGGCCTTCCTGCTTCTCGAGAGCACCGTTGCCTGACCGGCCGATGTTTCGGGACCAGGGTTTCCTTGTCGATGGACAGAAGTGGACGGCCAGAACCGAGCGGCCCGGATCGCTCCCTGCACTCCTACCTGGCCAGTCTCTCCCCGTTAGGAGAGACCGGTCGGGACTATGCACTGCAGCACTACGGCCGGTACCTGCGCACCCTGACCCGGTTCGAGCAAGGCAACGGCAGGGTGACCGGCCGCCGCGTCCTCGATGTCGGAGCGCACTGGCTGCACCAGGCGGTGCTGTGGCGACGCGCCGGCCATAAGGTCACCGCGGTCGACCTTCCGGAAACCCTCGAGTTCGACGGTGTGCAGCGGCTGGCCACCGCAGAGGGCATCACGCTGGTCGTCAATTCCAGTCTGGAGGACTGTGCCGGACTGGAAACCCTGCCCGAATCGTCTTTCGACGTCGTGCTGTTCACCGAGATCATCGAGCATCTGGCCATCAATCCGGTCGCGATGTGGAGGCAGATCCACAGGGTGCTCGCTCCGGGCGGCAGGATCGTCGTCACCACGCCGAACTACTACGCATGGAACGGACGCGCCTGGTCGGTCGGGCGGTTCCTGACTGGTATGGGCGGCGGAATCAGCGTGGACCAGGTGCTGACCACCC
It encodes the following:
- a CDS encoding mannose-1-phosphate guanylyltransferase/mannose-6-phosphate isomerase, producing MLIPVILSGGAGTRLWPVSRQAFPKPFMALGGGDSLLARTLQRAVAVAEAGAPVLTVTNRDHYFLTRDAYAAQSSAAGRRLPFLLEPAGRNTAPAVLAAALLLERSHGGAATLLVLPADHLIADLDGFRRSVAAAVHLADDGWLVTFGIPPRHPETGYGYIRRGQPLGGEGFEVAAFVEKPDLPTARAYLAEGGYDWNSGMFCFRIDAVLAQAAKVAPDLLEAVRGCLADLPDDAAPAELPAEHFAQVPDISIDYAIMEKADRVAVVPGEFDWNDIGSWKAVSELGEADAQGNRVQGRAILVDASDCFIQGGERLVAAVGVRGLVVVDTGDAVLVSDREHAQQVKQVVEQLRGQRDEVAVVHRTVHRPWGSYTVLEDAPDCKVKRLVVRPGQVLSLQMHHRRSEHWTVVEGTARVRVGEREFLLQRNESTFIPMGTLHRLENPTDRDIALIEVQCGDYFGEDDIVRLEDVYGRR
- a CDS encoding S9 family peptidase; its protein translation is MTRFLTAGLLLFLAMTPLARASVPDLETLLKRPIFIDMKIAPDGRHLAATVPQGDDRTILVVMERASLNPTSVLQMRGKEHIDQFHWVSDNRLVVSVALRDGMLDQPQATGELYGVNADGSAATPLFGFRLAQGIPAGGSNIRRPQAERASAFLIDTLPGDDRQVLVNVVPWAGEEAHSEVRRLNVATGHTTRVVRSPVPRADFLVDRDGNVRLAVSVRSTGDLQIHHRPARGGDWALVHDQGSSGERVRPLYFESADVVVVRQERDQGTDPLMRWNLASGEKTLLLQPEVADVEDVLYGIAPRAVYAVRSHPDRPKLLMVDAQAREARLAGALAEAFPGQHAWVTSFTRDGKLGLVQVYSDRNPGEFYLFDLETMRATYLGTTREWIDPDQMAEMRPISLPARDGTVLHGYLVLPPGREPRGLPMVVNPHGGPHGVRDTWGFDEEAQLLASRGYAVLKINFRGSGGYGGAFERAGYRQWGGLMQDDIADATRWAVREGIADGERVCVYGASYGGYSAMMQAARHGELYRCAIGYVGVYDLALMYQEGDVRRTMFGRAYLERILGRSNLSAMSPVNLADRIKVPVMLVHGAEDQRAPQTHADRMRAALRTAGNEPEWLVERREGHGFYTQANRIKLYTQLLAFLDRHIGAGRQTAAAGD
- a CDS encoding YfcC family protein, producing the protein MTRPPLRIPHTLVLLAAMMVLAWLLTLVLPQGSFQTVANDAGRQVVVPGTYAEADERTVLGPQSLLTVVPRALGDAQDIIFFVLIIGGVLAVVRATGAFDALLGSILKRIGHRPGLLIGLGLFTFAVASGTIGMAEEYIPFVLILVGLCVAMRMDAITAMGIMVCGYGIGFGVAAINPFTVLIAQGVAGVVPGSGQALRWAILPLFAAVGIHHVWRYARRVQADPAASLVAGVASAQHVAPASYPAMTGAHMAVLLSLLGGIVLLVVGISQWGWYLTELAAVFLAVGLLAAVFGRLGADNTAKTFAHGASELATTALLIGFARSIAMLLEDGQVLHTIVHALSVPLSMVGAELAAVGMLLIQTVLNLFIPSGSGQAFVTMPIMAPIGDIVGISRQVAVLAFQFGDGFSNMIVPTNPVLMGILGIAGIPYDRWFRFVFPLLLKLTALAAIVLVGAVMAGWQ
- a CDS encoding S9 family peptidase → MIRSLVLFLAVALLAWPPASAAAPRGLDVRDLVTLERVSDPQLAPDGKTVAYVLRETDMAGNRGINGIWLLDLERRDAQPRRLTPEGESWSNPRFDGDGRLFAGSAKGGSNQVWRLAGGGEPIQVTDVPGGVGAWQLSPDGQRLAFSVAMFPDCADIACTRERLEARKQVKATGTAYDGLFIRHWDTWKDGTRNQLFVAELDSDGRAGAPVWVSKGPLGDTPSKPFGGDGDFAFARDSRSLFFVLRDAADGMEPLSTNLDIWRAPVDGSEPPVNLTADLKGGESNPVPSPDGRHLAFFSMERPMYEADRHRILLRDLGTGTTREIAADWDRSAGTLAFGHDGRTLYVTANDIGQNPLFAIDVASGQVRRLTGDGQVSAVAVGRDRIVYAMNDLANPADLHRIDLRGRNARQLTRHNAERLAEVRMGGYEQFRFDGAGGATVYGHVVKPWNFQEGERYPVAFIIHGGPQGSMGNSFHYRWNPQTYAGAGFAAVFIDFHGSTGYGQAFTDAIRQDWSGKPLEDLKLGLAAALDRYRWLDGDRVCALGASYGGYMINWIAGNWPDGFRCLVNHSGIFDNRFMYYSTEELWFTEWEHGARPYYEDPAAYEKHNPANHVADWRTPMLVIHGDLDYRVPPEQGIATFTALQRKGIASRFLRFPDENHWILKPENSIQWHDEVKAWLRRWLSPDAPASD
- a CDS encoding class I SAM-dependent methyltransferase is translated as MTGRRVLDVGAHWLHQAVLWRRAGHKVTAVDLPETLEFDGVQRLATAEGITLVVNSSLEDCAGLETLPESSFDVVLFTEIIEHLAINPVAMWRQIHRVLAPGGRIVVTTPNYYAWNGRAWSVGRFLTGMGGGISVDQVLTTPTLGHHWREYARRELKRYFGLISPDFRVENGANLRDWYLRHPGPLRRTVGRVLECLPGLRPQIYLEVHLVGKAHGVVLSPRW